In Streptococcus oralis, a single window of DNA contains:
- the comA gene encoding peptide cleavage/export ABC transporter ComA: protein MKFRKRHYRPQVDQMDCGVASLAMVFGYYGSYYSLAHLRELAKTTMDGTTALGLVKVAEEIGFETRAIKADMTLFNLPDLTFPFVAHVLKEGKLLHYYVVTGQDKKHIHIADPDPGVKLTKISRERFAQEWTGVSIFMAPSPGYKPHKEKKQGLLSFLPILLKQRGLITNIVLATLLVTLINIVGSYYLQSIIDSYVPDQMRSTLGIISIGLVIVYILQQILSYAQEYLLLVLGQRLSIDVILSYIKHVFHLPMSFFATRRTGEIVSRFTDANSIIDALASTILSIFLDVSTILIISLVLFSQNMTLFFISLLALPIYTVIIFAFMKPFEKMNRDTMEANAVLSSSIIEDINGIETIKSLTSESSRYQKIDKEFVAYLKKSFTYSRAESQQKALKKVAQLLLNVAVLWLGAILVMDGKMSLGQLITYNTLLVYFTNPLENIINLQTKLQTAQVANNRLNEVYLVASEFEEQKTVEDLSMMKGDMTFKQVHYKYGYGRDVLSDINLTIPQGSKMAFVGISGSGKTTLAKMMVNFYDPSQGEISLGGVNLNQIDKKALRQYINYLPQQPYVFNGTILENLLLGAKEGTTQEDILRAVELAEIREDIERMPLNYQTELTSDGAGISGGQRQRIALARALLTDAPVLILDEATSSLDILTEKRIVDNLMALDKTLIFIAHRLTIAERTEKVVVLEQGKIVEEGKHADLLAQDGFYAHLVNS from the coding sequence ATGAAATTTAGGAAAAGGCACTATCGTCCCCAGGTGGATCAGATGGATTGTGGCGTGGCTTCCTTGGCTATGGTATTTGGCTACTACGGTAGTTATTACTCCTTGGCTCATCTACGAGAATTAGCCAAGACGACTATGGATGGGACGACCGCTTTGGGACTTGTAAAGGTGGCAGAGGAGATTGGGTTTGAGACGCGGGCTATCAAGGCGGATATGACGCTTTTTAATCTGCCAGATTTGACCTTTCCTTTTGTGGCCCATGTGCTCAAGGAAGGGAAGTTACTCCACTACTATGTGGTGACAGGTCAGGATAAAAAGCACATTCATATCGCTGATCCGGATCCTGGTGTCAAGCTGACCAAGATTTCCCGTGAGCGTTTTGCGCAAGAGTGGACAGGGGTCAGTATTTTTATGGCGCCATCTCCGGGCTATAAACCTCATAAGGAGAAGAAACAGGGTCTCCTATCCTTCTTGCCAATCTTACTCAAACAGCGTGGCTTAATTACCAATATCGTCCTAGCGACACTCTTGGTGACCTTGATTAATATTGTGGGCTCCTACTATCTTCAGTCTATCATTGACAGTTACGTACCAGACCAGATGCGTTCGACCTTGGGCATTATCTCTATTGGTTTGGTCATCGTCTATATTCTCCAGCAGATTTTGTCTTATGCGCAGGAATACCTCTTACTTGTTCTGGGTCAACGGTTGTCCATCGATGTGATTTTGTCCTACATCAAGCATGTTTTTCATCTGCCGATGTCCTTTTTCGCGACACGCAGGACAGGAGAAATCGTTTCTCGTTTTACAGATGCCAATAGTATCATCGATGCACTGGCGTCGACCATTCTGTCGATTTTCCTAGATGTGTCGACGATTTTGATTATCTCGCTGGTCTTGTTTTCACAAAATATGACACTTTTTTTCATTAGTCTACTTGCGCTTCCCATCTATACAGTGATTATCTTTGCTTTTATGAAGCCGTTTGAAAAGATGAATCGGGATACCATGGAAGCTAATGCGGTTCTGTCTTCTTCTATCATTGAGGACATCAACGGCATTGAGACCATTAAATCTTTGACCAGTGAAAGTTCGCGCTATCAAAAAATTGATAAGGAATTTGTGGCTTATCTGAAAAAATCTTTCACCTATAGTCGGGCAGAAAGCCAGCAAAAGGCTCTGAAAAAAGTTGCCCAGCTCCTGCTCAATGTTGCCGTTCTCTGGCTGGGAGCTATTCTGGTCATGGATGGGAAAATGAGTTTGGGCCAGCTGATTACCTATAATACTTTGCTTGTTTACTTTACCAATCCTTTGGAAAATATCATTAACCTACAAACCAAACTTCAGACAGCGCAGGTTGCCAATAATCGCTTAAATGAGGTTTATCTAGTAGCTTCGGAGTTTGAGGAGCAGAAAACAGTCGAAGATTTGAGCATGATGAAAGGGGATATGACCTTTAAACAAGTTCACTATAAGTATGGCTATGGGCGTGACGTCTTGTCGGATATCAATTTGACCATTCCCCAAGGGTCTAAGATGGCTTTTGTGGGGATTTCAGGGTCAGGTAAGACGACCTTGGCCAAGATGATGGTTAATTTCTACGATCCTAGTCAGGGAGAGATTAGTCTGGGTGGTGTCAATCTCAATCAGATTGACAAAAAGGCCTTGCGCCAGTATATCAACTACCTGCCTCAACAGCCCTATGTCTTTAACGGAACGATTTTGGAGAATCTTCTCCTTGGAGCCAAGGAGGGGACAACTCAAGAGGATATCTTACGGGCGGTCGAATTGGCAGAGATTCGGGAGGATATTGAGCGCATGCCCCTGAATTACCAGACAGAATTAACTTCGGATGGGGCTGGAATTTCTGGTGGGCAACGGCAGAGAATCGCTCTGGCGCGTGCTCTCTTGACGGATGCACCTGTCTTGATCTTGGACGAGGCGACTAGCAGTTTGGATATTTTGACAGAGAAGCGGATCGTGGATAATCTCATGGCTTTGGACAAGACCTTGATTTTCATTGCTCACCGCTTGACCATTGCTGAGCGGACAGAAAAGGTTGTTGTTTTGGAGCAGGGCAAGATTGTCGAAGAAGGAAAGCATGCTGATTTGCTTGCACAGGATGGATTTTACGCCCATTTGGTGAATAGCTAG
- a CDS encoding bacteriocin immunity protein, translating to MVLFSSIAYLMIRIVADVNKINLPTWFECFDIPTISLFLMIFILLYRSEEKDNKR from the coding sequence ATTGTATTGTTTAGCTCTATAGCTTATCTAATGATTAGAATTGTGGCTGATGTAAACAAAATAAATCTACCTACATGGTTTGAATGTTTTGATATACCTACGATTTCATTATTCTTGATGATCTTTATCTTACTTTATAGAAGTGAAGAAAAAGATAACAAACGATGA